A genomic window from Acidobacteriota bacterium includes:
- a CDS encoding glycosyltransferase family 39 protein, with product MNEMVAANTNEADQSDKRLRLTRRLIFTLPPGLVFIAALTVHLQVIKLNEDYVGALLTLDRVFDLSLALLLTAIGFCVGRRIFRLLGIVFDSPAEELAFSSLSGIGVIGLGVLFLGLMGLLRLAPVIILLALLLAVAFREIPELFNTLERLFFAAIKTRWRIGLALLLAALIINLLLRAATPIHSFDEAIYHLSVAQKFVDQGRVYPVLDNWAGNGPFLIQMIYAVCLLAKADIASKLFSLILAVLGLLALYAFGKRFFGHRVGVIAMLAFFGAGMVVEVAVTARVDVTLALGVFLATYAMMVYFESQKSAWLYISAALSGLSLGVKYTAGIWLLLLAVMYLVESFIRRSTGFLTIIKRGLVYAAIAAAVASPWFIKNAFWFHNPVYPFVTGEVAEMKASEVRYFNAEDEKKLEEFYQDARAEDMGLASLRQQQLAREAMLRIKRHPLRVWEYFTKPDVYNMAEEFHYPNYLFVITPLALLFFKRRRLLWLAFFSVAFFLSVTSTSWVGRILLPVYPPLTVIVAYLLSKPIEWSEKFKWRKILVPITTLLIGAIVGTAVGYSGYLNFKQMQKARAVDFIGGKISRRAFMKSQFYFPPLDFINHQLPTNARILMLGAQMSYGLQRDYLAEVNWDSTEWRRLLIRNQSFNEVSEDLKRQGVTHILFTDSLFKWVALMGRDNYPNVSGKRSTSMPDYRVQLRNWTTFDIYSRNFLEPIYTDQMGYILYKIK from the coding sequence ATGAATGAAATGGTTGCTGCGAATACCAACGAAGCTGATCAATCCGATAAACGCTTGCGCCTGACTCGCCGTTTAATTTTCACCCTGCCGCCAGGTTTGGTTTTTATTGCCGCGTTGACTGTGCACCTGCAAGTCATCAAGCTGAACGAAGATTATGTTGGCGCGCTATTAACGCTTGACCGGGTCTTTGATTTATCGCTGGCATTATTGCTTACCGCTATTGGCTTTTGTGTTGGTCGCCGGATTTTTCGTCTATTGGGTATCGTCTTTGACAGCCCCGCAGAAGAGCTGGCTTTTTCATCCCTATCAGGCATCGGGGTCATCGGGCTTGGCGTGTTGTTTCTCGGCTTGATGGGCTTACTTCGCCTCGCACCCGTCATCATTTTACTGGCGCTTTTACTCGCCGTGGCATTTCGCGAAATCCCCGAATTATTCAACACCCTTGAGCGCCTGTTTTTTGCCGCCATCAAAACCAGATGGCGCATCGGGCTTGCACTTTTATTGGCTGCTTTAATCATCAATCTGTTGTTGCGCGCGGCAACTCCCATTCATTCGTTCGATGAAGCGATTTATCACCTGTCCGTCGCTCAGAAATTCGTTGACCAGGGTCGCGTCTATCCGGTTCTGGATAACTGGGCAGGCAATGGTCCCTTTCTGATTCAGATGATTTATGCGGTTTGCCTGCTGGCGAAAGCCGATATTGCCAGCAAGCTATTCAGTTTGATTTTAGCTGTGCTTGGCTTGCTGGCGCTCTATGCGTTTGGCAAACGGTTTTTCGGGCATCGTGTAGGCGTCATTGCGATGTTGGCTTTCTTTGGCGCGGGGATGGTCGTCGAAGTCGCGGTAACCGCCCGCGTAGATGTAACCCTTGCCTTGGGAGTTTTCCTTGCCACTTACGCCATGATGGTTTATTTCGAGTCGCAAAAATCAGCCTGGCTGTACATTTCGGCAGCCCTATCCGGTCTGAGCCTGGGGGTGAAATACACCGCAGGAATTTGGCTACTCTTGCTTGCGGTGATGTATTTGGTCGAAAGTTTCATCCGGCGGTCAACCGGTTTTCTGACCATTATCAAACGCGGCTTGGTTTATGCGGCAATCGCGGCAGCGGTCGCTTCGCCGTGGTTTATTAAAAACGCCTTCTGGTTTCACAATCCCGTCTATCCATTCGTCACCGGTGAAGTCGCCGAGATGAAGGCGTCAGAGGTTCGCTATTTTAATGCCGAAGACGAAAAAAAACTGGAGGAGTTTTATCAAGATGCGCGCGCCGAGGATATGGGACTTGCAAGCCTCAGACAACAACAACTGGCGCGGGAAGCCATGCTCAGGATCAAACGGCATCCGTTGAGAGTGTGGGAGTATTTCACCAAGCCGGATGTGTATAACATGGCAGAGGAGTTTCATTATCCCAATTATCTATTCGTTATCACCCCGCTGGCATTGCTGTTTTTCAAACGCCGCCGGTTACTATGGCTGGCGTTTTTCAGCGTCGCGTTTTTTCTATCGGTGACTTCGACTTCATGGGTCGGGCGTATTCTGTTGCCGGTTTATCCGCCGCTCACCGTCATTGTTGCCTATCTTTTGAGTAAACCCATCGAGTGGAGTGAAAAATTCAAGTGGCGAAAAATTCTGGTTCCGATCACGACTTTGTTGATTGGCGCAATCGTTGGCACAGCGGTTGGCTATAGCGGTTACTTGAATTTTAAGCAGATGCAAAAAGCGCGCGCTGTGGATTTCATCGGCGGTAAAATTTCCAGGCGCGCATTTATGAAATCACAGTTCTACTTCCCGCCGCTCGATTTCATCAACCATCAACTGCCAACGAATGCCCGCATTCTCATGCTTGGCGCGCAGATGTCTTACGGTCTGCAACGCGACTATCTGGCGGAAGTGAACTGGGATTCAACCGAATGGCGGCGTTTGCTGATTCGTAATCAATCCTTCAACGAGGTGAGCGAAGATTTGAAACGACAAGGCGTGACCCATATTCTCTTCACCGACAGTCTGTTCAAATGGGTGGCGCTGATGGGGCGCGATAATTACCCGAATGTCTCCGGAAAGCGGTCAACGTCGATGCCGGATTATCGGGTGCAACTGCGAAACTGGACGACCTTCGACATCTATAGCCGGAACTTTCTCGAACCCATTTATACGGATCAAATGGGTTATATTCTGTATAAAATCAAATGA
- a CDS encoding sigma-70 family RNA polymerase sigma factor, whose product MTDLLPAGLDALIIEAFEAGRKFYPQLELELPVYGSRIVKVLQERDEVTDEAFSALSRFAHLHTNDLFLAQACAQGNNEAWRIFNRQYAKLIFNTAFYLCNQRQLAEEIAQSAIGHLFLTDDSGLPRIHSYDGRGLLSSWVRAVVAHRVYNEVLLKHRQFLSLEALRQTPDSDGIRRLETGIRASRYEAMIRETLATIGEGLSDKERWFLILYYVEAFTEHEIAGLYNSSRAKVNYQLSQARKKLRQEITGKLQHAFQLSEAALQECIIELCENPTYALQFLSGATGDQVTI is encoded by the coding sequence ATGACGGACCTTCTCCCAGCCGGTCTGGATGCTTTGATCATTGAAGCTTTTGAAGCAGGACGCAAGTTTTACCCCCAACTGGAACTTGAGCTTCCAGTCTATGGTTCGCGGATTGTTAAGGTGTTGCAGGAACGTGACGAGGTGACGGACGAGGCGTTTTCCGCCCTGTCCCGTTTCGCGCACTTGCACACCAATGATTTGTTTCTGGCGCAAGCCTGCGCCCAAGGCAACAATGAAGCCTGGCGCATCTTTAATCGGCAATATGCCAAACTGATTTTTAATACCGCTTTTTATCTCTGTAATCAACGCCAGTTGGCTGAGGAGATTGCGCAAAGCGCCATTGGTCATCTATTCCTCACGGATGATTCGGGGTTGCCGCGCATTCACTCTTATGACGGGCGCGGGTTGTTGAGCAGTTGGGTGAGAGCCGTAGTCGCCCATCGCGTGTATAACGAAGTGCTCCTGAAGCACCGGCAGTTCCTAAGCCTTGAGGCGCTCAGACAAACCCCGGATAGCGATGGCATCCGACGATTGGAAACCGGCATTCGCGCCAGTCGTTACGAAGCGATGATTCGCGAGACGCTGGCGACGATTGGCGAAGGGCTGAGCGATAAAGAACGCTGGTTTCTGATTCTCTATTATGTTGAAGCGTTTACCGAGCACGAGATAGCCGGACTTTATAACAGCAGCCGTGCAAAAGTGAACTATCAACTGAGTCAGGCGCGTAAAAAACTGCGCCAGGAAATCACCGGCAAACTCCAGCATGCCTTTCAACTCAGCGAAGCGGCTTTACAGGAATGTATCATCGAGTTGTGCGAGAATCCGACGTATGCCTTGCAATTCCTGTCAGGGGCAACCGGTGACCAAGTAACCATCTAA
- a CDS encoding zf-HC2 domain-containing protein, whose product MIKLQTLKLRVAARLEDVFLRRWLRWRGRSIKGERVKEECASLEAIAAFVDHALPPREQAQLETHMIYCARCRQILVMVFRSKQAVPDPDPFEAESR is encoded by the coding sequence ATGATAAAGTTGCAGACCTTGAAGCTCAGAGTGGCAGCGCGACTGGAAGATGTTTTCCTCAGACGATGGCTGCGGTGGCGCGGTCGCTCAATCAAAGGAGAGCGCGTGAAAGAGGAGTGTGCCAGCCTGGAAGCTATCGCCGCCTTTGTTGACCATGCCTTACCCCCCAGGGAACAAGCTCAACTTGAAACTCACATGATTTATTGCGCGCGTTGTCGTCAGATTTTAGTGATGGTGTTTCGCAGCAAACAGGCAGTGCCTGACCCCGATCCGTTTGAAGCCGAATCCCGATAA
- the purN gene encoding phosphoribosylglycinamide formyltransferase, producing the protein MIKPKIGILISGRGSNLVALLEACRDGRLSAECALVISNIESAAGLGKAREFGVETLFISHKGRGREDHDGEIVGELKKRGVSLVCLAGYMRLVSPYFVREFPNRILNIHPSLLPAFPGLDAQKQALEYGVKLTGCTVHIVDEELDHGAIVLQRAVEVLDTDTVESLSQRILEQEHQIYPEAVARVLSEGFQVAGRRTFFNSAEQN; encoded by the coding sequence ATGATCAAACCCAAAATCGGCATCTTAATTTCAGGGCGCGGCTCGAACCTGGTGGCTTTGCTTGAAGCTTGTCGTGACGGAAGACTGTCAGCCGAATGCGCGCTGGTGATTAGCAATATCGAATCGGCTGCGGGGCTTGGGAAAGCTCGCGAATTTGGCGTTGAAACGCTGTTTATCAGTCATAAAGGTCGGGGACGCGAAGACCACGATGGCGAGATAGTCGGGGAGTTGAAAAAACGCGGCGTGTCACTTGTTTGTCTTGCGGGTTATATGCGGCTCGTCAGCCCGTATTTCGTGCGCGAATTTCCCAATCGGATTTTAAATATTCACCCGTCCTTGCTTCCGGCTTTTCCGGGACTCGATGCGCAGAAGCAGGCGCTCGAATACGGCGTAAAACTCACCGGCTGCACCGTGCATATCGTGGATGAAGAGCTAGACCACGGGGCAATCGTTTTACAGCGCGCCGTTGAGGTTCTGGATACAGATACGGTAGAGAGCTTGTCTCAACGTATCTTGGAACAGGAGCATCAAATTTACCCGGAAGCGGTGGCGCGCGTTTTGAGTGAAGGATTTCAGGTCGCCGGTCGCCGGACGTTTTTCAATTCAGCGGAACAAAATTGA
- the tnpA gene encoding IS200/IS605 family transposase, with protein MPSTHLSLHYHLIFSTKDRYPFIAKEWRNRLHSFLGGEVRKLKGVPESIGGTNDHVHLLIGLRATHRLCDVLEDIKSGSSKWVHEELGLDEFAWQVGYGAFTVSASKIEAVKKYIENQEAHHHVKTFQEEYRKFLEESGVEFDEKYLW; from the coding sequence ATGCCGTCAACGCATTTGAGTTTGCATTACCATTTAATTTTCAGCACCAAAGACCGCTATCCGTTTATCGCAAAAGAATGGCGCAATCGATTACATTCATTTTTAGGTGGAGAAGTGCGAAAGCTTAAAGGCGTTCCTGAAAGTATTGGCGGCACCAATGACCACGTTCATCTATTGATAGGACTTCGCGCCACGCACCGTTTATGCGATGTTTTGGAAGACATCAAATCAGGTTCTTCAAAATGGGTTCACGAAGAGTTAGGTTTAGATGAATTTGCCTGGCAGGTAGGATATGGCGCGTTCACCGTGAGCGCGTCGAAAATCGAAGCAGTTAAAAAATATATTGAGAATCAGGAAGCGCATCATCACGTGAAGACTTTTCAGGAAGAGTATCGGAAATTTTTAGAAGAAAGCGGCGTTGAGTTTGATGAGAAATATTTGTGGTGA
- a CDS encoding VIT domain-containing protein: MNIERRKFYSLVCKSAVLLLLLMAAESARAQSGVLIPSSADKPDPKILTLDEMSVHIVIDNQFARVRVVQIFGNHTDRAEEGKYVFLIPTTAAIADFAIWDGDVRIPGVIMEKRRAEEIYKDLALQAIDPGLVQQADEDEGATAFTVKVAPIPAYGTKRLEMEYTELLRVENLESYFSFPFKPSQYGTQTVGRLDVRLQVLSKFPLTDLKFKGNAFPLNWIDNTATYKSASFAASNKELTEDFAFSYGLNVPRTTLEFLAYRAPERISADDLRDPRLAQENPDGYFEAAALFNEAGRAPGDATPPPPRSVLVMLDTSLSMNWEKLDKSYEAVESVLKSLLPQDSFNLILFNDDILAFSDKAVDARPEAIERALQFIKSSFLSGGTDFNAALARTTQLIKTMPAKSESAVVLISDGNPTMTTTKTSSVIENFKKANESVKTRLYVFGIGSDSDVFLLQELARASRGYFDWSRETDDLEFKLKSFVSKVGRNPIDSLALQNSDSANFYQVYPDYAVTAYDGTRLSFVGRYRRPGATQLVLTGNSNGKAVRLTEQVQLPERNDEHPHIARLWARARVDALLRQIALTGETQEAINEIIALSKKYKFVTPYTSFLAAPRSLLRPRVIRPGDPVLRVRTDEAIKEVTAVFPFGLTKRLMYLKGEDVWETRFIAPKEMKDGAYTCRLILLDKQGRAYQESKSFIIDSRPPSVKATVDKAVVNAGDELTITARADSDTRRIAARIYGALPVAIVWDGKAKASIGRLQIPEGLPSGTYTIEITAEDFAHNSSVTEVTIEVMSGG; encoded by the coding sequence ATGAATATTGAACGCCGGAAATTTTATTCGTTGGTTTGCAAGAGCGCCGTTTTACTCTTGTTATTGATGGCTGCTGAGAGCGCGCGGGCGCAATCAGGGGTGTTGATTCCTTCGAGCGCCGATAAGCCTGACCCGAAGATTCTCACCCTGGATGAAATGTCCGTGCATATCGTCATTGATAATCAATTCGCCCGGGTGCGCGTGGTGCAGATTTTTGGCAATCATACAGACCGCGCCGAAGAGGGCAAATATGTTTTTCTCATCCCGACGACTGCCGCGATTGCCGATTTCGCCATCTGGGACGGCGATGTGCGTATCCCTGGCGTCATTATGGAAAAACGTCGCGCCGAGGAAATCTACAAAGACCTCGCGCTGCAAGCCATCGACCCCGGACTCGTGCAACAAGCCGATGAAGATGAAGGCGCAACCGCTTTCACCGTCAAAGTCGCGCCGATTCCCGCTTACGGTACGAAACGTCTGGAGATGGAATATACTGAACTTCTGCGCGTTGAAAATCTCGAATCCTACTTTTCGTTTCCCTTCAAACCCAGCCAGTACGGCACGCAAACCGTCGGACGGTTGGATGTGCGTTTGCAGGTGCTTTCAAAATTTCCGCTCACCGATTTGAAATTCAAAGGCAATGCGTTCCCGCTGAACTGGATTGATAACACCGCGACCTACAAATCGGCTTCGTTTGCAGCGTCGAATAAAGAACTCACCGAGGATTTCGCTTTCAGTTATGGCTTGAACGTGCCGCGCACGACGCTCGAATTTTTAGCCTATCGCGCCCCCGAACGCATCAGCGCAGACGATTTGCGCGACCCCAGACTGGCGCAGGAAAACCCCGACGGCTATTTTGAAGCTGCCGCTTTATTTAACGAAGCGGGACGCGCGCCCGGCGATGCAACGCCGCCGCCGCCGCGCTCGGTGCTGGTCATGCTCGACACCTCGCTTTCGATGAATTGGGAAAAATTGGATAAATCTTATGAAGCGGTGGAAAGCGTTCTCAAATCACTCTTGCCGCAGGATTCTTTCAATTTAATTTTATTCAATGACGATATTCTCGCATTCAGCGACAAAGCGGTAGATGCGCGACCCGAAGCCATCGAACGCGCTTTGCAATTTATTAAATCAAGCTTTCTTTCGGGCGGCACCGATTTCAATGCGGCGCTTGCCCGCACGACGCAGTTAATCAAAACGATGCCGGCAAAGAGCGAAAGCGCCGTGGTGTTGATTTCCGATGGCAATCCGACGATGACCACTACAAAAACCAGTTCGGTGATTGAAAACTTTAAAAAAGCCAATGAATCGGTAAAAACCCGGCTCTATGTTTTCGGCATCGGTTCGGATAGCGATGTGTTTTTATTGCAGGAACTGGCGCGGGCTTCGCGTGGCTATTTCGACTGGTCGCGCGAAACCGACGACCTCGAATTCAAATTAAAATCCTTCGTCAGCAAAGTCGGGCGCAATCCGATTGATTCACTGGCATTGCAAAATTCCGATAGCGCCAATTTTTATCAGGTCTATCCCGATTATGCAGTGACCGCATACGATGGCACACGTTTATCATTTGTCGGGCGTTACCGGCGACCGGGTGCAACGCAACTTGTGCTTACGGGAAATTCTAACGGCAAAGCGGTGCGGCTTACCGAGCAGGTGCAACTTCCCGAACGCAACGATGAGCATCCGCACATTGCGAGGTTGTGGGCGCGGGCGCGCGTCGATGCGTTGCTCCGGCAAATTGCGCTCACGGGCGAAACTCAGGAAGCGATTAACGAAATCATCGCGCTCTCGAAAAAATATAAATTCGTCACGCCATACACCTCGTTTTTAGCCGCGCCGCGTTCACTGCTTCGCCCGCGTGTAATCAGACCAGGCGACCCTGTGCTGAGAGTGCGCACAGACGAAGCAATTAAAGAAGTCACCGCCGTTTTTCCATTCGGACTGACGAAACGATTGATGTACCTTAAAGGCGAAGATGTCTGGGAAACCCGCTTCATTGCGCCGAAAGAAATGAAAGACGGCGCGTACACCTGCCGGTTGATTTTACTTGATAAACAAGGGCGCGCTTATCAGGAATCCAAGAGCTTCATCATTGACAGCCGCCCGCCTTCGGTTAAAGCCACAGTTGATAAAGCGGTAGTGAACGCCGGCGATGAACTGACAATTACGGCGCGCGCCGATAGCGATACGCGCCGCATTGCTGCGCGCATATACGGAGCCTTGCCGGTGGCAATTGTCTGGGACGGGAAAGCCAAAGCCAGCATCGGACGTTTGCAAATTCCCGAAGGCTTGCCGTCGGGGACTTACACGATTGAAATCACCGCCGAAGATTTCGCCCACAATTCAAGCGTCACGGAAGTGACCATCGAAGTGATGAGCGGCGGTTGA